One genomic region from Osmerus mordax isolate fOsmMor3 chromosome 4, fOsmMor3.pri, whole genome shotgun sequence encodes:
- the eps8l2 gene encoding epidermal growth factor receptor kinase substrate 8-like protein 2 isoform X2 yields the protein MSILGPQTRQANGVARSDSKISAKALYEQRKKYSNSNVIMQETSQYHVEHLSTFMMDKAESIATVDDAIKKLALLDSKDKIWTQEMLLQVSDKAVRLLDCDTQEELENFPLPTIHHSQTVLNQTRYPSVLLLLCQDSEQHRPDIHFFHCDEVEAEMVHADIDSALGDNKHGKKMRPQTLKMNQEKMKRHRETIIPPSVPKGPPHGGKGRAAAMNMQDVERRGSAQQDAESHDKLAQRIEKDVQILNSALDDIEIFVARLQKAAEAFSQLNQRNKSKKNKKKGPAEGMLTLRAKPPSEAEFIDSLQKLKLAFNLLAKLKKHIQNPSASELVHFLFGPLELVLQSCGSPELPRSIISPHLSKDTVDFLRGHLSPKEMTIFELLGDGWTRPRADWPREQCAPPYYPKFRNGWEPPAEMFRTSPWETECLGPPMSPTGPSYRKPSEEFYGTQSSSSSNGSYNGLASSRKYAKIRYHFVARNANELSVLQDEVLEVIEDDKQWWKLRNRSGQAGYVPYNMLDVVKLEEPHAMTEPLYSQPGHPSSSLGHGESFDMARQNHPSWNNPMDEVNDELLKMITADKTQPPGRKFRVERPSGSTVPLTFDSNPQQVTVWLNSKGFSKPTVECLGILTGAQLFSLNKEELKAVCADEGPRVYSQVTVQKAQLEKTGGETELEQIMKQRKNKVGSSSKE from the exons ATGAGTATCCTGGGACCTCAGACCAGGCAGGCCAA TGGAGTGGCCAGATCGGACAGCAAGATAAGTGCTAAGGCCCTTTACG AGCAGCGTAAGAAATACTCCAACTCTAATGTTATCATGCAGGAGACGTCCCAATACCATGTGGAG caTCTCTCCACCTTCATGATGGACAAGGCGGAATCCATCGCCACAGTGGATGACGCCATCAAAAAGCTGGCCCTCCTGGACTCTAAAGACAAGATCTGGACCCAGGAGATGTTGCTGCAGGTCAGCGACAAGGCTGTCCGCTTGCTGGACTGTGACACACAG GAAGAGTTGGAAAATTTCCCTCTCCCGACCATTCACCACAGTCAGACCGTGTTGAATCAGACGCGCTATCCCTCCGTGCTGCTGCTGTTATGTCAGGACAGCGAGCAGCACAGGCCTGACATCCACTTCTTCCACTGCGACGAGGTCGAG GCTGAGATGGTTCATGCGGACATAGACAGTGCTCTGGGTGACAACAAGCACGGGAAGAAAATGCGTCCACAGACATTGAA gatgaACCAGGAAAAAATGAAACGGCATCGAGAAACTATCATCCCTCCCTCGGTCCCCAAGGGCCCGCCCCATGGGGGGAAGGGGCGCGCGGCTGCCATGAACATGCAGG ATGTGGAGAGGCGAGGCTCAGCACAGCAGGATGCCGAGTCACATGACAAGCTGGCTCAGCGCATTGAGAAGGACGTG CAAATCCTCAACAGTGCCCTGGACGACATCGAGATCTTTGTGGCGCGGCTGCAGAAAGCTGCAGAGGCGTTCTCTCAGCTAAACCAGCGCAACAAGAGTAAGAAGAATAAGAAGAAAGGACCAGCag AGGGCATGCTGACCCTGAGGGCTAAGCCCCCCTCTGAGGCCGAGTTCATCGATAGCCTACAGAAACTGAAGCTGGCCTTCAACCTGCTG GCCAAACTGAAGAAGCACATCCAGAATCCAAGTGCATCTGAGCTGGTTCACTTTCTCTTTGGTCCCCTGGAGCTG GTGCTCCAGAGCTGCGGTAGTCCTGAGCTGCCTCGCTCCAtcatctcccctcacctctccaaagACACTGTGGATTTCCTCAGGGGACACCTCTCCCCTAAAGAGATGACCATCTTTGAGCTGCTCGGAGATGGCTGGACCAGACCCAG GGCTGACTGGCCCAGGGAACAGTGTGCCCCTCCTTACTACCCTAAGTTTCGAAATGGCTGGGAGCCCCCAGCGGAGATGTTCAGGACATCGCCATGGGAGACAGAGTGTTTAGGACCTCCCATGTCCCCCACCGGTCCCAGCTACAGGAAACCCTCAGAGGAG TTCTATGGGACTCAGTCGTCCAGCTCATCCAATGG GTCTTACAACGGTCTGGCCTCCTCTCGAAAATACGCCAAGATACGCTATCACTTTGTGGCCCGCAACGCCAACGAGCTGTCGGTACTGCAGGACGAGGTTTTAgag GTGATCGAGGATGACAAGCAGTGGTGGAAGCTGAGGAACCGCAGCGGTCAGGCAGGATATGTACCGTACAACATGCTGGACGTGGTCAAGCTCGAGGAACCACACGCCATGACGGAGCCTCTCTACAGCCAG cCTGGACATCCCTCCAGTTCCCTGGGTCATGGGGAGAGCTTTGACATGGCCCGCCAAAACCACC CATCTTGGAATAACCCCATGGATGAGGTCAATGATGAGCTTCTGAAGATGATCACCGCTGACAAGACTCAGCCTCCGGGCCGTAAGTTCCGTGTTGAGCGACCCTCTGGCAGCACTGTGCCACTAACCTTTGACTCCAATCCCCAACAAGTCACCGTCTGGCTCAACTCCAAAGGGTTTTCCAAACC gactgtggaGTGTCTGGGCATCCTAACAGGGGCTCAGCTCTTCTCTCTCAATAAGGAGGAgctgaaggctgtgtgtgcagaCGAGGGGCCTCGTGTTTACAGCCAGGTCACTGTGCAGAAAGCTCAGCTAGAG AAGACTGGTGGAGAAACAGAGCTGGAACAGATCATGAAACAGAGAAAAAATAAGGTTGGGTCATCTAGCAAGGAATGA
- the eps8l2 gene encoding epidermal growth factor receptor kinase substrate 8-like protein 2 isoform X3, protein MQETSQYHVEHLSTFMMDKAESIATVDDAIKKLALLDSKDKIWTQEMLLQVSDKAVRLLDCDTQEELENFPLPTIHHSQTVLNQTRYPSVLLLLCQDSEQHRPDIHFFHCDEVEAEMVHADIDSALGDNKHGKKMRPQTLKMNQEKMKRHRETIIPPSVPKGPPHGGKGRAAAMNMQDVERRGSAQQDAESHDKLAQRIEKDVQILNSALDDIEIFVARLQKAAEAFSQLNQRNKSKKNKKKGPAEGMLTLRAKPPSEAEFIDSLQKLKLAFNLLAKLKKHIQNPSASELVHFLFGPLELVLQSCGSPELPRSIISPHLSKDTVDFLRGHLSPKEMTIFELLGDGWTRPRADWPREQCAPPYYPKFRNGWEPPAEMFRTSPWETECLGPPMSPTGPSYRKPSEEFYGTQSSSSSNGSYNGLASSRKYAKIRYHFVARNANELSVLQDEVLEVIEDDKQWWKLRNRSGQAGYVPYNMLDVVKLEEPHAMTEPLYSQPGHPSSSLGHGESFDMARQNHPSWNNPMDEVNDELLKMITADKTQPPGRKFRVERPSGSTVPLTFDSNPQQVTVWLNSKGFSKPTVECLGILTGAQLFSLNKEELKAVCADEGPRVYSQVTVQKAQLEKTGGETELEQIMKQRKNKVGSSSKE, encoded by the exons ATGCAGGAGACGTCCCAATACCATGTGGAG caTCTCTCCACCTTCATGATGGACAAGGCGGAATCCATCGCCACAGTGGATGACGCCATCAAAAAGCTGGCCCTCCTGGACTCTAAAGACAAGATCTGGACCCAGGAGATGTTGCTGCAGGTCAGCGACAAGGCTGTCCGCTTGCTGGACTGTGACACACAG GAAGAGTTGGAAAATTTCCCTCTCCCGACCATTCACCACAGTCAGACCGTGTTGAATCAGACGCGCTATCCCTCCGTGCTGCTGCTGTTATGTCAGGACAGCGAGCAGCACAGGCCTGACATCCACTTCTTCCACTGCGACGAGGTCGAG GCTGAGATGGTTCATGCGGACATAGACAGTGCTCTGGGTGACAACAAGCACGGGAAGAAAATGCGTCCACAGACATTGAA gatgaACCAGGAAAAAATGAAACGGCATCGAGAAACTATCATCCCTCCCTCGGTCCCCAAGGGCCCGCCCCATGGGGGGAAGGGGCGCGCGGCTGCCATGAACATGCAGG ATGTGGAGAGGCGAGGCTCAGCACAGCAGGATGCCGAGTCACATGACAAGCTGGCTCAGCGCATTGAGAAGGACGTG CAAATCCTCAACAGTGCCCTGGACGACATCGAGATCTTTGTGGCGCGGCTGCAGAAAGCTGCAGAGGCGTTCTCTCAGCTAAACCAGCGCAACAAGAGTAAGAAGAATAAGAAGAAAGGACCAGCag AGGGCATGCTGACCCTGAGGGCTAAGCCCCCCTCTGAGGCCGAGTTCATCGATAGCCTACAGAAACTGAAGCTGGCCTTCAACCTGCTG GCCAAACTGAAGAAGCACATCCAGAATCCAAGTGCATCTGAGCTGGTTCACTTTCTCTTTGGTCCCCTGGAGCTG GTGCTCCAGAGCTGCGGTAGTCCTGAGCTGCCTCGCTCCAtcatctcccctcacctctccaaagACACTGTGGATTTCCTCAGGGGACACCTCTCCCCTAAAGAGATGACCATCTTTGAGCTGCTCGGAGATGGCTGGACCAGACCCAG GGCTGACTGGCCCAGGGAACAGTGTGCCCCTCCTTACTACCCTAAGTTTCGAAATGGCTGGGAGCCCCCAGCGGAGATGTTCAGGACATCGCCATGGGAGACAGAGTGTTTAGGACCTCCCATGTCCCCCACCGGTCCCAGCTACAGGAAACCCTCAGAGGAG TTCTATGGGACTCAGTCGTCCAGCTCATCCAATGG GTCTTACAACGGTCTGGCCTCCTCTCGAAAATACGCCAAGATACGCTATCACTTTGTGGCCCGCAACGCCAACGAGCTGTCGGTACTGCAGGACGAGGTTTTAgag GTGATCGAGGATGACAAGCAGTGGTGGAAGCTGAGGAACCGCAGCGGTCAGGCAGGATATGTACCGTACAACATGCTGGACGTGGTCAAGCTCGAGGAACCACACGCCATGACGGAGCCTCTCTACAGCCAG cCTGGACATCCCTCCAGTTCCCTGGGTCATGGGGAGAGCTTTGACATGGCCCGCCAAAACCACC CATCTTGGAATAACCCCATGGATGAGGTCAATGATGAGCTTCTGAAGATGATCACCGCTGACAAGACTCAGCCTCCGGGCCGTAAGTTCCGTGTTGAGCGACCCTCTGGCAGCACTGTGCCACTAACCTTTGACTCCAATCCCCAACAAGTCACCGTCTGGCTCAACTCCAAAGGGTTTTCCAAACC gactgtggaGTGTCTGGGCATCCTAACAGGGGCTCAGCTCTTCTCTCTCAATAAGGAGGAgctgaaggctgtgtgtgcagaCGAGGGGCCTCGTGTTTACAGCCAGGTCACTGTGCAGAAAGCTCAGCTAGAG AAGACTGGTGGAGAAACAGAGCTGGAACAGATCATGAAACAGAGAAAAAATAAGGTTGGGTCATCTAGCAAGGAATGA
- the fads2 gene encoding acyl-CoA 6-desaturase yields the protein MGLGKHLKDPDSTNNDKQGGGNVFTWEEIQRHTNKNDQWLVIDRKVYNITNWTKRHPGGIRVISHYAGQDATEAFTAFHPDSTFVRKFLKPLLVGELSASEPCHDHDKSATIVQDFRNLRDHAEKEGLFQAKPLFFCLQLGHILLLEVLALLLLWTCETNWTSTLLCCVILATSQSQAGWLQHDFGHLSVFKKSRWNHLLQKFTIGHIKGASACWWNHRHFQHHAKPNVIRKDPDINMLHMFVLGDTQPVEYGIKKLKYLPYNHQHKYFFFVGPPLLIPVFFHIQNLKTMFSHRLWEDVAWWITFQIRYFLCYVPFFGFLGSVLLLSGVRFLESHWFVWVTQMSHIPKDIEYDNHQDWLTMQLNSTCNIEQSAFNDWFSGHLNFQVEHHLFPTMPRHNFHRIAPMVRALCKKHGLSYEVKTLGQGFADVVRSLKKSGNLWLDAYLHK from the exons ATGGGTCTCGGGAAACATTTGAAAGACCCAGACTccacaaacaatgacaagcaAGGAGGTGGTAATGTCTTCACCTGGGAGGAGATACAGAGGCATACGAACAAGAATGATCAGTGGCTCGTCATTGACAGGAAAGTGTACAACATCACCAACTGGACCAAGAGGCATCCCGGCGGAATAAGGGTCATCAGTCACTATGCAGGACAGGATGCCACA GAAGCATTCACGGCTTTTCATCCTGATTCAACCTTTGTGAGAAAATTTCTGAAGCCCTTGTTGGTTGGTGAGCTGTCAGCATCTGAACCCTGTCATGATCACGACAAGAGT GCAACTATTGTTCAGGACTTCCGTAACTTGCGTGACCATGCAGAGAAAGAGGGGCTGTTTCAAGCCAAgcctctttttttctgtctccaaCTGGGGCACATATTGCTACTGGAAGTCCTGGCTTTGCTGCTTCTGTGGACCTGCGAAACCAACTGGACTTCAACACTGCTTTGCTGTGTCATTCTGGCCACGTCCCAG TCCCAAGCTGGATGGTTGCAGCATGATTTTGgccacctgtctgtcttcaaGAAGTCCAGATGGAATCATTTACTTCAAAAATTTACCATTGGTCACATAAAG GGAGCTTCTGCCTGCTGGTGGAACCATCGTCACTTCCAGCATCATGCCAAGCCCAATGTGATCCGTAAGGACCCTGACATCAACATGCTCCATATGTTCGTATTGGGAGACACACAGCCAGTGGAG TATGGAATAAAGAAGCTCAAGTACTTGCCTTACAACCACCAACACAAATACTTCTTTTTCG ttggCCCCCCTCTGCTTATTCCAGTGTTTTTCCACATTCAGAACCTAAAAACTATGTTTTCACATCGGCTCTGGGAG GACGTAGCCTGGTGGATAACCTTTCAAATTCGCTACTTCCTATGCTATGTTCCCTTCTTTGGTTTTCTTGGTTCAGTCCTTCTATTAAGCGGTGTCAG GTTTCTGGAGAGCCACTGGTTTGTATGGGTGACACAGATGAGCCACATTCCAAAGGACATTGAATATGACAACCATCAAGACTGGCTGACCATGCAG TTGAATTCCACCTGCAATATTGAGCAGTCAGCCTTCAATGACTGGTTCAGTGGGCACCTTAACTTTCAGGTTGAGCACCA cCTGTTCCCCACCATGCCCCGTCACAATTTCCATCGGATTGCTCCAATGGTGCGTGCTTTGTGTAAGAAACATGGCCTTTCCTACGAGGTCAAGACATTGGGACAAGGTTTTGCGGATGTTGTGAG ATCACTGAAGAAGTCTGGGAACCTCTGGCTTGATGCTTATCTACATAAATGA
- the eps8l2 gene encoding epidermal growth factor receptor kinase substrate 8-like protein 2 isoform X1 has product MKGRQHNHALSSSHCSGVARSDSKISAKALYEQRKKYSNSNVIMQETSQYHVEHLSTFMMDKAESIATVDDAIKKLALLDSKDKIWTQEMLLQVSDKAVRLLDCDTQEELENFPLPTIHHSQTVLNQTRYPSVLLLLCQDSEQHRPDIHFFHCDEVEAEMVHADIDSALGDNKHGKKMRPQTLKMNQEKMKRHRETIIPPSVPKGPPHGGKGRAAAMNMQDVERRGSAQQDAESHDKLAQRIEKDVQILNSALDDIEIFVARLQKAAEAFSQLNQRNKSKKNKKKGPAEGMLTLRAKPPSEAEFIDSLQKLKLAFNLLAKLKKHIQNPSASELVHFLFGPLELVLQSCGSPELPRSIISPHLSKDTVDFLRGHLSPKEMTIFELLGDGWTRPRADWPREQCAPPYYPKFRNGWEPPAEMFRTSPWETECLGPPMSPTGPSYRKPSEEFYGTQSSSSSNGSYNGLASSRKYAKIRYHFVARNANELSVLQDEVLEVIEDDKQWWKLRNRSGQAGYVPYNMLDVVKLEEPHAMTEPLYSQPGHPSSSLGHGESFDMARQNHPSWNNPMDEVNDELLKMITADKTQPPGRKFRVERPSGSTVPLTFDSNPQQVTVWLNSKGFSKPTVECLGILTGAQLFSLNKEELKAVCADEGPRVYSQVTVQKAQLEKTGGETELEQIMKQRKNKVGSSSKE; this is encoded by the exons ATGAAGGGAAGGCAGCATAACCatgccctctcttcttctcactGCAGTGGAGTGGCCAGATCGGACAGCAAGATAAGTGCTAAGGCCCTTTACG AGCAGCGTAAGAAATACTCCAACTCTAATGTTATCATGCAGGAGACGTCCCAATACCATGTGGAG caTCTCTCCACCTTCATGATGGACAAGGCGGAATCCATCGCCACAGTGGATGACGCCATCAAAAAGCTGGCCCTCCTGGACTCTAAAGACAAGATCTGGACCCAGGAGATGTTGCTGCAGGTCAGCGACAAGGCTGTCCGCTTGCTGGACTGTGACACACAG GAAGAGTTGGAAAATTTCCCTCTCCCGACCATTCACCACAGTCAGACCGTGTTGAATCAGACGCGCTATCCCTCCGTGCTGCTGCTGTTATGTCAGGACAGCGAGCAGCACAGGCCTGACATCCACTTCTTCCACTGCGACGAGGTCGAG GCTGAGATGGTTCATGCGGACATAGACAGTGCTCTGGGTGACAACAAGCACGGGAAGAAAATGCGTCCACAGACATTGAA gatgaACCAGGAAAAAATGAAACGGCATCGAGAAACTATCATCCCTCCCTCGGTCCCCAAGGGCCCGCCCCATGGGGGGAAGGGGCGCGCGGCTGCCATGAACATGCAGG ATGTGGAGAGGCGAGGCTCAGCACAGCAGGATGCCGAGTCACATGACAAGCTGGCTCAGCGCATTGAGAAGGACGTG CAAATCCTCAACAGTGCCCTGGACGACATCGAGATCTTTGTGGCGCGGCTGCAGAAAGCTGCAGAGGCGTTCTCTCAGCTAAACCAGCGCAACAAGAGTAAGAAGAATAAGAAGAAAGGACCAGCag AGGGCATGCTGACCCTGAGGGCTAAGCCCCCCTCTGAGGCCGAGTTCATCGATAGCCTACAGAAACTGAAGCTGGCCTTCAACCTGCTG GCCAAACTGAAGAAGCACATCCAGAATCCAAGTGCATCTGAGCTGGTTCACTTTCTCTTTGGTCCCCTGGAGCTG GTGCTCCAGAGCTGCGGTAGTCCTGAGCTGCCTCGCTCCAtcatctcccctcacctctccaaagACACTGTGGATTTCCTCAGGGGACACCTCTCCCCTAAAGAGATGACCATCTTTGAGCTGCTCGGAGATGGCTGGACCAGACCCAG GGCTGACTGGCCCAGGGAACAGTGTGCCCCTCCTTACTACCCTAAGTTTCGAAATGGCTGGGAGCCCCCAGCGGAGATGTTCAGGACATCGCCATGGGAGACAGAGTGTTTAGGACCTCCCATGTCCCCCACCGGTCCCAGCTACAGGAAACCCTCAGAGGAG TTCTATGGGACTCAGTCGTCCAGCTCATCCAATGG GTCTTACAACGGTCTGGCCTCCTCTCGAAAATACGCCAAGATACGCTATCACTTTGTGGCCCGCAACGCCAACGAGCTGTCGGTACTGCAGGACGAGGTTTTAgag GTGATCGAGGATGACAAGCAGTGGTGGAAGCTGAGGAACCGCAGCGGTCAGGCAGGATATGTACCGTACAACATGCTGGACGTGGTCAAGCTCGAGGAACCACACGCCATGACGGAGCCTCTCTACAGCCAG cCTGGACATCCCTCCAGTTCCCTGGGTCATGGGGAGAGCTTTGACATGGCCCGCCAAAACCACC CATCTTGGAATAACCCCATGGATGAGGTCAATGATGAGCTTCTGAAGATGATCACCGCTGACAAGACTCAGCCTCCGGGCCGTAAGTTCCGTGTTGAGCGACCCTCTGGCAGCACTGTGCCACTAACCTTTGACTCCAATCCCCAACAAGTCACCGTCTGGCTCAACTCCAAAGGGTTTTCCAAACC gactgtggaGTGTCTGGGCATCCTAACAGGGGCTCAGCTCTTCTCTCTCAATAAGGAGGAgctgaaggctgtgtgtgcagaCGAGGGGCCTCGTGTTTACAGCCAGGTCACTGTGCAGAAAGCTCAGCTAGAG AAGACTGGTGGAGAAACAGAGCTGGAACAGATCATGAAACAGAGAAAAAATAAGGTTGGGTCATCTAGCAAGGAATGA